CAAATGCTTGATAAATATCTACCTTCCTTAGCAGCACCTTCAGGGTCACCTGCATGGATAATACCAATTGGGAACCACCAACCAATCCCACCTCCTTGTTTATAGGAACGTCCACATTCCTCAGCACTTACTTCTCCATTCTTAATCTTGTGGAGGGCACCTACCATTATTTGAGGCCATTGAGTATCTAATTCTCCATTTTTTAATAGCCAGTCAACTAACTTTTCAGGCGTTCTCTCCCCCTTTGTTTCAATAATGAACTTAGTTATGTCTTTTCTACAAAATGTATCATCTGTTATACTACCTGGCTCTGGGTGCAGTGCATAACCTGGGAAGAATGTCCCTTGAGGATCTGTCAATCTTTCTGGTAACAGATAAGGTTCCTCATAACGAAGCAGCCCTTTAACTTCTCCAATATATTTTTGAATTCGTTTGTAGTGACTGCTCTCCATTGGGCCCCCCATTGCATCTCCTATTGCAGCACCCAAATAACTTCCTATCATTTTATCTTTTGTACTCATGTAACCCCTCCATATGGTAATCTCAATATAAACATCATACGTTAGCTACTATGAACTTCTTCCCATTCGCTAGACTTGTGCGAATCCACTCCTCTTCTTGTTTTAATGTATCCACTTCGTTTTCTAATTTAGGCATCCATTGTTCAAGCACAACATTTATATTCATGCCACAGTATTGTTGGATGACATCCATTACTTCTTGGATATCTTGCATTCCTTCCCCAAGGGGACAACCTCGAACATTAACTCCAATACCTTCTGGATGCATGTGCATATCATAATCTTTTAAGTGTAGTGATTTCGCAAAAGGTGCGAGCATTTTAACTGTTTCTAAGGGCCACTCCTGTTGTGCAATGGAATTACCTGTATCTACACAAGTACCAACAAGCGGATGATCTATTTCTTTCAGAAGAGCAACTAGGTCTTCCGATTTCATAGTGAAGTGATTTTCTATCGCAATGGATACTCCTGCTCTCTCATACTCTGGAAGAACTAAAACAATCGCATCTCGAATTTCATAGTATGTGAGGTTTAGGTTTGGCGCATGAGGAGCAACACGAACAAGTTTAGCATCTAGTGATTGGGCTATCTCTAAGTGTCTAAGTAATATCTCTTTTGTTGCTCCAGCAGTTCCAGCCTCTAGTACTATATTATTCTTGCTAGCTATCTCTTTCACTCTTAGTAGATCTGCTTGTGTATAATCATCTAATGGTAAATTTTCTGCAAACTGTACTAAATCTGCTCCTAAATCTGCAGCTTTCTCTACCAATCCAACAGCATCTAATGGCTGTTCTGGCTGAAATGTTTTGGTTCCAACCGAATATCGGAACATAAAGCTCCCTAAACCTATTAACATTTAGCATCCTCCCTTGTCTTGCTAGCCAATTGTTCGAATAGGAAATTAAACGTTTGTGCTGGGTTCCCTTTATTCACGTGTTCTTGGATGACATTAGGACCAATGTTATACATTAATTCTTGGGCTTGTTTCATGATGTTATTGGTAACTGCAAAGGATTCTGCTGGATCTCCGTGTCGAGTAAATACATCATACGTTAACCAACCTGACCAATTCATTCGATCCAGATAGTAAAGCGTTTCCACGAGATCCCATAGGTTTACAGAGCCCGGTAGCATATCCCAATCCCAAGCACGGTTATTGTCATTGAAATGAACATAAAATAAACGACCCGTCTGAGCGGCTAAGCACGCCATTTCCGCTGGGTTTTCTTGAGCAGCTAATGCATGCCCTACATCCATCGTTACACCCACATTGGGTAGGCCAACTCGATCGCAAACATGAAGTGTTCTACCCATATCTGCTAAAATAATATTATTTCGTGCCTCATATGGTTTATATTCCAGACTCACCTTAATGTCACTGCGGTGTGAGGCTCCCTCTTTTAATCCTTCAATCAACCAATTCCATTGATCTCGATAATCCACCTGGAAATTATAATCATGCCCATCAATCAGAGGGCAGCACGTCACCATTTCTGTGCCTAAATCAGCTGCCAAATCCATGGCTTTCTGTAAATATGTAATCGCTTCTTTCCTGATAGTTGGATCAGGATTGGTGAAGGATCCATATTTAAATTTAGATTCGGATTTAACGTTCAAATTCACGGCTGAAACAGCTAATCCTGTATCTTTAATCGCTTCAACAGTACGCTCATAATCTTCAAAATCTTGAGGGTACACGATTTCAATTCCATCTACCCCAGGTATATCTTTAGCAATTTTCAAGTTCTCATAAATGCTTCTTGCCGGTTGGTACTCATGAAAGCGATCAGCATATTTCCCTAACAACCCTACAATTAGTGAATTCTTTAATTCCATTTATAAATCCCCTCTCTAATTTTTATTTTCGTATACATTGTATACAAAGATTGATAAAAAAATTTCCAACCTACTATTTATCAGCTTTCTCTGCTAATAATGGTGTCGTCTTGCGAATATGTTCGAGCATTAGCTTCTCTGCTCTTTCAGAATCTTTTACTTCTATCGCATCTAATATATCCATATGTTCCTGGTACGTTTCCTCTGGACTTCGCAGAATTCCTAAGTCCAATGCAATGGAAAGAACTTGCGTATTTTCAATGTTTCGCTTGAGCACAGGATTTTTTGCCTCTTCTAATAAAG
This genomic stretch from Pontibacillus yanchengensis harbors:
- a CDS encoding sugar phosphate isomerase/epimerase family protein, encoding MLIGLGSFMFRYSVGTKTFQPEQPLDAVGLVEKAADLGADLVQFAENLPLDDYTQADLLRVKEIASKNNIVLEAGTAGATKEILLRHLEIAQSLDAKLVRVAPHAPNLNLTYYEIRDAIVLVLPEYERAGVSIAIENHFTMKSEDLVALLKEIDHPLVGTCVDTGNSIAQQEWPLETVKMLAPFAKSLHLKDYDMHMHPEGIGVNVRGCPLGEGMQDIQEVMDVIQQYCGMNINVVLEQWMPKLENEVDTLKQEEEWIRTSLANGKKFIVANV
- a CDS encoding sugar phosphate isomerase/epimerase family protein, coding for MELKNSLIVGLLGKYADRFHEYQPARSIYENLKIAKDIPGVDGIEIVYPQDFEDYERTVEAIKDTGLAVSAVNLNVKSESKFKYGSFTNPDPTIRKEAITYLQKAMDLAADLGTEMVTCCPLIDGHDYNFQVDYRDQWNWLIEGLKEGASHRSDIKVSLEYKPYEARNNIILADMGRTLHVCDRVGLPNVGVTMDVGHALAAQENPAEMACLAAQTGRLFYVHFNDNNRAWDWDMLPGSVNLWDLVETLYYLDRMNWSGWLTYDVFTRHGDPAESFAVTNNIMKQAQELMYNIGPNVIQEHVNKGNPAQTFNFLFEQLASKTREDAKC